The Montipora foliosa isolate CH-2021 chromosome 1, ASM3666993v2, whole genome shotgun sequence genome has a window encoding:
- the LOC137980090 gene encoding uncharacterized protein, with protein sequence MFAKWTVIFAVFISHVLALGRLPPKKSLDFSMYDRQFYRVGDTELDDEVTDCAVVEHQFKKGYIRLREYLERKRGCGRRGKMSNIEGIEKSTEDDINNDNIAGIAKSTTEDYDYSPPSYEAPVKQPPQLKTTPQVINTDQAHKMNGVPYLHPSSVTPAMQHPAVHVSVPRNQPSRPTMKDYESHSQDLALSYEKNPQSSAMETDSFEHSRYGNQNTQSYLAGAYINNKNDQYSRLASNNDNYSEQKPQHDLLQTFYPDQIHERSHTQPNVAVGEPLFIKHPETSTHAPLNAQNNPVNKVSALLENAMKNFGQSSVRKPSNENAINAARVKPQIFNRPANKPISINEATRQNENADDAHADMRDPDKDVSDDNSQSVDQEPPPEPGIDDEPADLVNNKPGKLSTGQSLKKPNGHGFVAKGNPMFVRRPQNITKPAEQITDNVNLRQSSINFEILKNKIMHSTNTTFLRRMLTLIQKITHHKDYQNLQGPARSLVAQANTAVQALNKAYGDRSSTSPLSAGIGNQLYVNNFALRKKSAIQTPVSAYNRRIMMPLGNRGSGNIYSNGYALKKKSAVQTPSTAYNTRIMSPGNQGNFYRNVYALRRKSAVQRPIAVYRNRNAMSQGNLRTGRIYDYAQRKNTAVPKPNAVYNNRMAISSVNPGVVNQFYGNDYTISKKFQIARNPYYQNYYQLRQPYYRNIESLRYGLYNGNTP encoded by the exons ATGTTTGCCAAATGGACCGTGATCTTTGCTGTCTTCATTTCACACGTACTCGCCCTCGGTCGCCTTCCGCCAAAAAAGTCATTGGATTTTTCCATGTATGACAGACAGTTTT ATCGAGTTGGTGACACAGAACTCGATGATGAAGTCACTGACTGTGCAGTTGTTGAGCATCAGTTTAAGAAAGGATATATCCGACTGAGGGAATATCTGGAGAGAAAAAGGGGTTGCGGAAGGCGAG GGAAGATGAGCAACATAGAAGGCATTGaaaaatcaactgaagatgacattaACAATGATAACATCGCTGGGATCGCAAAGTCTACCACTGAAGACTACGATTACAGTCCGCCTTCTTATGAAGCTCCTGTAAAGCAACCACCCCAACTCAAAACCACTCCACAAG TAATAAACACTGACCAGGCTCATAAAATGAATGGTGTACCCTATCTACATCCGTCGTCCG TGACGCCAGCTATGCAACACCCCGCCGTACATGTCTCGGTTCCAAGAAACCAACCATCAAGACCAACCATGAAAGACTATGAAAGCCACTCCCAAGATTTAGCTTTGTCATATGAGAAGAATCCACAGTCTTCAGCAATGGAAACAGACTCCTTTGAACACAGTCGTTATGGGAACCAAAATACACAGTCGTATTTAGCGGGTGCCTACATCAACAACAAAAACGACCAGTATTCTCGACTCGCGTCAAATAACGACAACTATAGTGAGCAAAAACCGCAACACGATTTGCTGCAGACCTTCTACCCTGATCAAATTCATGAGCGCTCACATACCCAACCTAACGTTGCTGTGGGAGAACCGCTGTTCATAAAACACCCGGAAACAAGTACTCATGCGCCCCTGAATGCGCAAAATAACCCAGTAAATAAGGTTTCAGCTCTTCTCGAGAATGCAATGAAAAACTTTGGACAAAGTTCTGTGAGAAAGCCATCAAACGAGAATGCAATTAACGCAGCTCGAGTGAAACCACAGATTTTCAACAGACCGGCTAACAAACCAATTAGCATCAACGAAGCGACCAGGCAAAATGAAAATGCCGATGATGCGCATGCTGACATGCGCGATCCAGATAAAGATGTCAGTGATGACAATAGTCAATCAGTCGACCAAGAACCCCCGCCGGAGCCTGGCATCGATGATGAACCCGCTGACCTTGTCAATAACAAACCAGGCAAGCTTTCTACTGGTCAGAGCCTCAAAAAACCGAATGGGCATGGATTTGTTGCTAAAGGAAATCCAATGTTTGTAAGGCGACCACAGAACATTACAAAACCTGCCGAACAAATAACTGATAACGTTAACCTTCGTCAGTCATCGATCAATTTTGAAAtcctcaaaaacaaaataatgcacAGCACCAATACGACGTTCCTGCGGCGCATGCTCACACTCATCCAGAAAATCACTCACCACAAAGATTATCAGAATCTGCAGGGTCCCGCGAGGAGCCTCGTCGCGCAAGCAAACACCGCTGTTCAGGCGCTAAATAAAGCGTACGGCGACCGATCCTCTACTTCTCCATTGAGTGCAGGGATTGGTAACCAGCTCTATGTGAATAACTTTGCGTTAAGAAAGAAATCCGCTATACAAACGCCAGTCTCAGCATACAATCGCCGGATCATGATGCCGCTGGGCAACCGGGGATCTGGTAACATTTACTCCAACGGATATGCACTCAAGAAGAAGTCCGCTGTACAAACGCCAAGTACTGCATACAATACAAGAATCATGTCACCAGGTAACCAGGGTAATTTCTATAGAAACGTGTACGCATTGAGGAGGAAGTCTGCTGTGCAAAGGCCAATTGCAGTGTACAGGAACAGAAACGCGATGTCGCAGGGTAACCTGAGAACAGGAAGGATTTACGACTATGCGCAAAGAAAGAACACCGCTGTTCCAAAGCCGAATGCAGTGTACAACAACAGAATGGCAATTTCGTCAGTGAATCCGGGGGTCGTTAACCAATTTTATGGAAACGATTACACTATTTCCAAGAAGTTTCAAATTGCAAGGAATCCGTATTATCAGAACTATTATCAATTGAGACAGCCTTACTACAGAAATATCGAGAGTTTGCGATATGGTTTATACAATGGTAATACACCAtga
- the LOC137980099 gene encoding uncharacterized protein isoform X2 — translation MRPLAVGWLLCAICVVGLASGKPIRKHKSAATIIVKRWDLLARMDPVLLQNTPADCQKIVEEYSNGKILMYEYKIQMGRCLKKAKEGDSADGADVKSDLLRPKADSETTDDDDSSQVVHVEPFNEENTPKKNDEDDDYERIPDTINHAEGLENDNDNENDFTDDNDDDEEDEPDEQADKKMMVPVNFGYQSYNVPVGLNMMPYQQQQGMLGQQAASFYPNMGQTPFNAAPAQSPAPVPQQSQAAFVPNPMNQYSTNPMALQPSRTNMAMNAEVKSNTPESSQPLAPASQANAVFDQWRASSFGATAADKKDQISAAPAIPANDEFADFMKMQSASSNSMEMNPESQQTAVQEATHQRSDIPRPQQQSMFPIQPQASNIVPGQGQAYYVQPEGVRYLPENPRDLQ, via the exons ATGAGACCATTGGCGGTTGGCTGGCTTCTGTGTGCAATTTGCGTGGTGGGTCTTGCTTCGGGAAAACCAATCCGCAAACACAAATCAGCTGCAACAATAATTGTCAAAAGATGGGATCTCTTGGCTAGAATGGACC ctGTTTTGCTACAGAACACACCAGCCGACTGTCAGAAAATTGTAGAAGAATATTCCAATGGAAAAATCCTAATGTATGAGTACAAAATCCAAATGGGACGCTGTTTGAAGAAAGCAAAGGAAGGAG ATAGTGCAGACGGCGCGGACGTTAAATCAGATCTGTTGCGTCCGAAAGCGGACAGCGAGACGACGGACGATGATGATTCTAGTCAAGTCGTGCACGTAGAGCCTTTCAACGAGGAAAATACGCCAAAGAAAAACGACGAGGATGATGACTATGAAAGGATTCCTGATACGATTAACCATGCCGAGGGTCTAGaaaacgataacgataacgaaaACGATTTCActgatgacaatgacgatgacgaGGAAGACGAACCTGACGAACAAGCAG ATAAAAAGATGATGGTCCCAGTCAATTTCGGTTACCAAAGTTATAACGTTCCCGTGGGGTTGAACATGATGCCGTATCAACAGCAGCAAGGAATGCTCGGACAGCAGGCTGCTTCCTTTTACCCCAACATGG GTCAAACCCCATTTAACGCAGCCCCTGCGCAAAGTCCTGCCCCTGTCCCACAACAGAGCCAAGCGGCATTCGTTCCAAATCCCATGAACCAATACTCGACCAATCCAATGGCTCTACAACCGTCCAGAACGAACATGGCAATGAATGCTGAAGTCAAGAGTAACACCCCAGAGAGCTCACAG CCTCTAGCACCCGCGTCCCAAGCCAATGCAGTTTTCGACCAATGGCGAGCCAGTAGTTTTGGCGCCACTGCAGCGGACAAAAAAGACCAGATATCGGCTGCACCTGCGATTCCCGCCAATGATGAGTTTGCTGACTTCATGAAGATGCAGTCAGCCAGCAGCAACAGCATGGAAATGAATCCTGAAAGCCAACAAACAGCCGTACAAGAGGCCACTCACCAAAGAAGCGACATTCCTCGTCCACAGCAACAGAGTATGTTCCCTATCCAGCCCCAGGCTTCAAACATCGTTCCCGGACAAGGCCAGGCCTATTACGTACAACCAGAAGGAGTTAGATATTTACCTGAAAATCCACGAGATTTGCAGTAA
- the LOC137980099 gene encoding uncharacterized protein isoform X3 — protein sequence MRLSLLLILFVLIAICAAKSSKSKSPKPTKTIKASETKKHKDQEQHKEAGKTHKTFSKQHDSKKKSKAHKTADKTSKVISDKAVNKTSGEKITNNTGNVDKKGNNTKAVLLQNTPADCQKIVEEYSNGKILMYEYKIQMGRCLKKAKEGDKKMMVPVNFGYQSYNVPVGLNMMPYQQQQGMLGQQAASFYPNMGQTPFNAAPAQSPAPVPQQSQAAFVPNPMNQYSTNPMALQPSRTNMAMNAEVKSNTPESSQPLAPASQANAVFDQWRASSFGATAADKKDQISAAPAIPANDEFADFMKMQSASSNSMEMNPESQQTAVQEATHQRSDIPRPQQQSMFPIQPQASNIVPGQGQAYYVQPEGVRYLPENPRDLQ from the exons ATGAGATTGAGTCTTTTGTTGATCCTTTTCGTGCTCATTGCGATTTGCGCTGCTAAATCGTCGAAGAGCAAGTCACCAAAGCCAACAAAAACAATCAAAGCGAGTGAAACGAAAAAACACAAAGACCAGGAGCAACACAAGGAAGCTGGCAAAACTCACAAGACCTTCAGCAAACAACACGACTCTAAGAAGAAAAGCAAAGCTCATAAAACCGCTGATAAGACCAGCAAGGTCATTAGCGATAAGGCCGTGAACAAGACATCCGGTGAAAAGATCACCAACAACACTGGAAATGTAGACAAGAAGGGGAATAATACCAAAG ctGTTTTGCTACAGAACACACCAGCCGACTGTCAGAAAATTGTAGAAGAATATTCCAATGGAAAAATCCTAATGTATGAGTACAAAATCCAAATGGGACGCTGTTTGAAGAAAGCAAAGGAAGGAG ATAAAAAGATGATGGTCCCAGTCAATTTCGGTTACCAAAGTTATAACGTTCCCGTGGGGTTGAACATGATGCCGTATCAACAGCAGCAAGGAATGCTCGGACAGCAGGCTGCTTCCTTTTACCCCAACATGG GTCAAACCCCATTTAACGCAGCCCCTGCGCAAAGTCCTGCCCCTGTCCCACAACAGAGCCAAGCGGCATTCGTTCCAAATCCCATGAACCAATACTCGACCAATCCAATGGCTCTACAACCGTCCAGAACGAACATGGCAATGAATGCTGAAGTCAAGAGTAACACCCCAGAGAGCTCACAG CCTCTAGCACCCGCGTCCCAAGCCAATGCAGTTTTCGACCAATGGCGAGCCAGTAGTTTTGGCGCCACTGCAGCGGACAAAAAAGACCAGATATCGGCTGCACCTGCGATTCCCGCCAATGATGAGTTTGCTGACTTCATGAAGATGCAGTCAGCCAGCAGCAACAGCATGGAAATGAATCCTGAAAGCCAACAAACAGCCGTACAAGAGGCCACTCACCAAAGAAGCGACATTCCTCGTCCACAGCAACAGAGTATGTTCCCTATCCAGCCCCAGGCTTCAAACATCGTTCCCGGACAAGGCCAGGCCTATTACGTACAACCAGAAGGAGTTAGATATTTACCTGAAAATCCACGAGATTTGCAGTAA
- the LOC137980099 gene encoding uncharacterized protein isoform X1, with product MRLSLLLILFVLIAICAAKSSKSKSPKPTKTIKASETKKHKDQEQHKEAGKTHKTFSKQHDSKKKSKAHKTADKTSKVISDKAVNKTSGEKITNNTGNVDKKGNNTKAVLLQNTPADCQKIVEEYSNGKILMYEYKIQMGRCLKKAKEGDSADGADVKSDLLRPKADSETTDDDDSSQVVHVEPFNEENTPKKNDEDDDYERIPDTINHAEGLENDNDNENDFTDDNDDDEEDEPDEQADKKMMVPVNFGYQSYNVPVGLNMMPYQQQQGMLGQQAASFYPNMGQTPFNAAPAQSPAPVPQQSQAAFVPNPMNQYSTNPMALQPSRTNMAMNAEVKSNTPESSQPLAPASQANAVFDQWRASSFGATAADKKDQISAAPAIPANDEFADFMKMQSASSNSMEMNPESQQTAVQEATHQRSDIPRPQQQSMFPIQPQASNIVPGQGQAYYVQPEGVRYLPENPRDLQ from the exons ATGAGATTGAGTCTTTTGTTGATCCTTTTCGTGCTCATTGCGATTTGCGCTGCTAAATCGTCGAAGAGCAAGTCACCAAAGCCAACAAAAACAATCAAAGCGAGTGAAACGAAAAAACACAAAGACCAGGAGCAACACAAGGAAGCTGGCAAAACTCACAAGACCTTCAGCAAACAACACGACTCTAAGAAGAAAAGCAAAGCTCATAAAACCGCTGATAAGACCAGCAAGGTCATTAGCGATAAGGCCGTGAACAAGACATCCGGTGAAAAGATCACCAACAACACTGGAAATGTAGACAAGAAGGGGAATAATACCAAAG ctGTTTTGCTACAGAACACACCAGCCGACTGTCAGAAAATTGTAGAAGAATATTCCAATGGAAAAATCCTAATGTATGAGTACAAAATCCAAATGGGACGCTGTTTGAAGAAAGCAAAGGAAGGAG ATAGTGCAGACGGCGCGGACGTTAAATCAGATCTGTTGCGTCCGAAAGCGGACAGCGAGACGACGGACGATGATGATTCTAGTCAAGTCGTGCACGTAGAGCCTTTCAACGAGGAAAATACGCCAAAGAAAAACGACGAGGATGATGACTATGAAAGGATTCCTGATACGATTAACCATGCCGAGGGTCTAGaaaacgataacgataacgaaaACGATTTCActgatgacaatgacgatgacgaGGAAGACGAACCTGACGAACAAGCAG ATAAAAAGATGATGGTCCCAGTCAATTTCGGTTACCAAAGTTATAACGTTCCCGTGGGGTTGAACATGATGCCGTATCAACAGCAGCAAGGAATGCTCGGACAGCAGGCTGCTTCCTTTTACCCCAACATGG GTCAAACCCCATTTAACGCAGCCCCTGCGCAAAGTCCTGCCCCTGTCCCACAACAGAGCCAAGCGGCATTCGTTCCAAATCCCATGAACCAATACTCGACCAATCCAATGGCTCTACAACCGTCCAGAACGAACATGGCAATGAATGCTGAAGTCAAGAGTAACACCCCAGAGAGCTCACAG CCTCTAGCACCCGCGTCCCAAGCCAATGCAGTTTTCGACCAATGGCGAGCCAGTAGTTTTGGCGCCACTGCAGCGGACAAAAAAGACCAGATATCGGCTGCACCTGCGATTCCCGCCAATGATGAGTTTGCTGACTTCATGAAGATGCAGTCAGCCAGCAGCAACAGCATGGAAATGAATCCTGAAAGCCAACAAACAGCCGTACAAGAGGCCACTCACCAAAGAAGCGACATTCCTCGTCCACAGCAACAGAGTATGTTCCCTATCCAGCCCCAGGCTTCAAACATCGTTCCCGGACAAGGCCAGGCCTATTACGTACAACCAGAAGGAGTTAGATATTTACCTGAAAATCCACGAGATTTGCAGTAA
- the LOC138004219 gene encoding uncharacterized protein — protein sequence MSDGEKKVYVGNLSYGTTDDDLRSHFESIGEIEEATVVKEREDESRSRGFGFVTFCESKHVDDAVYQLNDSELDGRTIRVARANSRGGGGGGGRRGGFRGGRGGGGGYGGGGGGGRYSQGGGYGSRSYGGGGGGRYGGGGGGGYGGSGGRSGGYGGYGGDGRKGRDW from the exons ATGTCTGACGGTGAGAAAAAGGTTTATGTCGGCAATTTGAGCTATGGTACGACCGACGATGATCTGAGAAGCCACTTCGAATCAATAGGAGAAATTGAAGAAG CCACTGTTGTGAAAGAGCGTGAGGATGAATCAAGATCAAGAGGATTTGGTTTTGTTACTTTCTGTGAGAGCAAGCATGTGGATGATGCGGTTTACCAACTCAATGACTCG GAGCTGGATGGCCGCACAATCAGAGTAGCAAGAGCAAACTCccgcggcggcggcggtggagGAGGTAGGCGAGGAGGGTTTAGAGGCGGACGCGGTGGTGGTGGTGGAtatggaggaggaggaggaggaggaagataTAGTCAAG GTGGAGGTTATGGCAGTAGAAGCTACGGTGGAGGCGGTGGGGGACGTTATGGCGGAGGAGGCGGCGGCGGATATGGTGGAAGTGGAGGGCGATCAGGCGGGTACGGCGGTTATGGAGGAGATGGCAGAAAAG GCCGTGACTGGTAA